The Aedes aegypti strain LVP_AGWG chromosome 3, AaegL5.0 Primary Assembly, whole genome shotgun sequence genome contains a region encoding:
- the LOC5573030 gene encoding protein hold'em codes for MSSEVVVTKRISQLNQESRNFLITGVIIAKSEPKFFESTPGKRSGSEYSTGRGVLTVTIRDSDRDTINCTVWGSQVMIESYDGLFHIGDVVNVTNPKVLPSSQDKSEQFNPRSSSPFSLSIGEGGDSGIRLYEGTALDQFRKLVTVAPVLSSDTYPLADIASGGHSISGQNVNVLVVVRAIRPSKQIVIAKTGKLKNLREVIVMDASHGGMSMKFWNSEYVQRIDKWIPMTTVLLIMDVRIEYNQYHKSVCLGMSGKTIITEDPAVEEADQLLLHVMKAPLSESDFAQSLSAAGTVDPMNITTVMTVQQILDRAEGDLKGEEDQFTALCYAVVSRFDLDGCSKIISRKCLTCKSLLRMTDPKCPREECSPNPYNIHKYFDIPVDITDHTGTLNNCRLVSQAAENTLDCNIESFLKMGDVQKGKLKWRFLLERCALKLVIKRKSPIRFQSVYSIVECTIAKPQEVEFKIKVY; via the exons ATGTCCTCCGAAGTTGTTGTGACCAAGCGTATCTCGCAGCTGAACCAAGAGTCTCGCAATTTCCTCATTACCGGGGTCATCATAGCGAAAAGTGAACCAAAATTTTTCGAATCCACCCCTGGAAAACGTTCCGGAAGCGAGTACTCGACGGGACGTGGCGTCCTGACCGTGACCATCCGTGACAGTGATCGGGACACGATCAATTGTACCGTTTGGGGATCCCAAGTGATGATTGAATCTTACGACGGTTTGTTTCACATTGGCGACGTCGTAAACGTGACAAATCCGAAAGTCCTCCCGTCGTCCCAGGACAAATCCGAACAGTTCAACCCCAGATCCAGTTCTCCGTTCAGTTTAAGTATAGGGGAGGGTGGCGATAGTGGAATTAGGTTGTACGAAGGAACTGCTCTTGATCAGTTCAGAAAGCTGGTGACCGTTGCTCCGGTTCTGTCATCGGATACTTATCCCCTTGCGGACATCGCATCCGGTGGACACAGCATCAGTGGCCAGAATGTGAACGTGTTGGTTGTAGTCCGAGCCATCCGACCGAGTAAGCAGATCGTTATCGCCAAGACGGGAAAACTGAAGAATCTACGCGAAGTGATCGTTATGGATGCAAGCCATGGAGGGATGTCTATGAAGTTCTGGAACAGCGAATACGTCCAGCGCATCGACAAATGGATTCCGATGACGACGGTCCTACTGATAATGGACGTCAGAATCGAGTACAATCAGTACCACAAATCTGTCTGCCTTGGAATGAGTGGCAAAACGATCATTACCGAAGATCCGGCCGTCGAGGAAGCTGATCAGCTGCTTCTACACGTGATGAAGGCGCCTCTCAGTGAATCGGATTTTGCCCAATCGCTCAGTGCTGCTGGAACTGTTGATC CGATGAATATTACGACTGTCATGACCGTGCAGCAGATTCTGGATCGTGCTGAGGGAGATCTCAAAGGCGAGGAAGATCAATTCACTGCCCTGTGCTATGCAGTTGTTTCAAGGTTCGATCTAGACGGGTGTTCAAAGATCATCAGTCGCAAGTG TTTGACCTGTAAATCGCTGCTACGAATGACGGATCCAAAGTGTCCCCGTGAGGAATGTTCGCCAAATCCCTACAACATCCATAAGTACTTCGATATTCCGGTTGACATCACGGATCACACCGGAACGTTGAACAACTGCCGATTGGTCAGCCAGGCCGCCGAGAATACACTGGATTGTAACATTGAAAGCTTCTTGAAAATGGGAGACGTTCAGAAGGGGAAGCTCAAGTGGCGGTTTTTGCTGGAGAGATGCGCCCTCAAATTGGTCATCAAACGGAAGTCGCCTATACGCTTCCAGTCGGTTTACTCAATCGTGGAATGCACCATCGCCAAGCCGCAAGAAgttgaatttaaaatcaaagtCTATTGA